The DNA window CAGATACTCTCCTGGAGAGTGTACAGTCACTGATAAAGAGATGAACTCAGAAgccatttatttaattcattggTTTATTATATTGCATTAGTAAGTTAGTAGTTGGTGTTGCACTTGTCAGTTCTCAGATTTTATCTGGCTTCCCAACAGGGAGTTTTCAGACAAGTCATCATTAAAACAACTGCACAgcaacatatacacacatgcttCATGATAAGAAACTTCACTGATAAATGACCGGGCATAGAAACGAGAGCATCTCCTCAGTCCACCCTGCAGGATTTTTAAACTGGTGGTGGTGCTTTATCACATCTGGAGACTGTCCACACATTCTGCCCTGCACAGTGAGGAACATAAAGACAGTTACACCAACAGAACTACAACAATCCTTATTTGTATCATCTGACACAATGAGTGATCACCTTTACACCGTGACAGTCATCCTGCTGCTACCCTGCGCGGTATTAAGGAGCCACAGCATGAAGCTATCCAGCTGGCCATTTTACGCAGTGCTGTAGAGAAACAGAGTAAAACAGGAAGAATTATTATTCTATCTGTATCATCTGCCACATTGTCAGCAAGTCTTACCTGCTGAGAAAATGCAGAAGCAGGTAACATGATCCTGCCCCTATCAGGTTTAACACACTCTGTTTTACACACTAAGGTATTTTCATGTtgtaaaacttgattaaaatCTGTTAGAGAATGAAGCTGCACCTGAGAAAATATATGTCACAGTTCCCTGGTCCTTAAAACCCGTTTGCTACTAATCTGCCTGTTTAAAAACTCACTATAATTTTGTCTCATCCCCAAAAAAGTTGGAATACTTACGATACAGTATTCGTCACAGCATCCCTCCACTTTAATTTCTCTCTTCATACATGCGTCTTGCAGAGCAGCTCTGTTGTTCCTGTGCAGTCAGTGTTGTCATGAGTGACCACCCACACAACAATGATAATGACACAGCGTTTTATACTAACAGAGCCTCTGAGGCTCAAACGAATGACGCTCACTGTTGGAGGTATCATGTTACTGCATGGACACAGGTGTTGTTCAGTAATATTTTCCAGTGATTACATCATGGTCACAAAAACAAGGAACAAAATTATGCTAAGATGTTATTTCTGACACTAAATGTGATCACAACAACATTGATAAGGGATCTTTGTTATTCAATGCAGACAacataaatttaaataaaagtttgtttttggaatataatatttaatatctaATTGGagacattattacattttataatttctttaaatttttcaATCTTCATAATCTGCAGCCCTCAACAATATAAATGCTTTAAAGTTGAAATGAGATtgtgacaaataaagaaaataaaagtattttagtGTATTGTGGTCTTCTGTCCCCAAATTATTACAAACATGTTTAGGGTTACCATCATTATTAAGATTGGTGAGTgcttaatattaataaataaaagaaagaaaaacacagtaaatctgTCCATGCTTTTCTCCTCAGATGTATGATGTTAGAtgtgttttaatctgttttgtggtacacttgaaataaaacattgctGGCATTGCTGACAGTATTTTACTAATACTGTTAGTATTATAGTATTTATCACTATTATTACAATTACAGTATTTATCTTATTAAtactcctgtttgtttttattacttcaCTTCTAATTTGTTTGCTGTTGGAGCTTTTGAATAATGAGGGTTTGAACATTAAAAGACCTTTGTCCCAGTGATGAtgttgaataaatattaaacagatACCTTGTTGCTCTTGAGATGATTTTCTGACGATAAACATATTTCATTAAACTCCGGATGGATTGAGTTGGTCTTTCTCTTGCTGCATCGATGCTCCTGTTATCTGCTGATAGAGTCTGGCTGGCTCCACACAACACCGGGGGGGGTTGTTGTCATTTCTGTGCTGCTAGCTCTTAGCGCTAGCTAGCTGTTTGATTTCAACCTCTGCCTAATTCGACCCAGCAGGTGAGTCTCAGGTCATGTCAGTAACTTTGCACTGAACTTAAGTGGTTAACTAATGGCGTCATGGCGCTGATGTATCAAACCAACCGTGAGTCGGTGAAATGAAGTCGTAGGACGGAGAGAAAAGTTGAAAACAAATCCAGGCTAACAGCTAGCTTAACGTTAGCTGGATAGGTGTCCGTGGCTAGCTTAGCAGTAAACCAAGTGGTTTACAACAAACACCCGCTGGTTATCAGGGGACGGGGTTGTTAATGTTTCACGGGTCAGCACCGAGGCTCTGGCTTCTCTCTGTTAAAATGTGTTACGAACTTTCACGCTCAGCGACTAAAATGTCCATGTTTGGTCATCTGCACACGGAGGTTTGATTCAGCGGAGATCGGAGGGAATGTGCGGAGCCACGAGACCCCTGGTTATTTTTATAGAGTGATCGCCACATGAAGTGATGAATGTGACACGATTGTTTGATGCCACGCTAACGTGGCTCTGCCCCAGGATCTACGCACAATGAGAAACACGTTGTACAGGATTTAAGTTGAGTGTCAGGGATCTGACACGTCGCTGGTATTTTTGGGACGCACAGCTCAGTGCTGCCTGTAACTTCAGCAGTGTGAACTATCAGCTGTCAGACACAGATCACAGAGGATTGACCTCAGGCTCCTGATGTTTGCACAGAAAGATTTAACTTTCTGACTGATGTCATGCTCTCTTCATTTTATATCTGTTAGTCTGGGCTGGAGGTAATGGCCAATAATcatatgaaaataattttttttatatcagtcacattattatttctgtgaaGTTTAAAGGCTTATTTTtagtaaaacatttcataaagcaatgtgtgaatgtgttcttCTTCCTCACCATGCTGACACACCGTGTAAGTAATATATTGATAAATATTGCATTTTTGTTGCGTTGCTAGTGATGAAACCTATAtaacaattattatttatattgttttattgcccagccctagttAATATGCTCTTAGTGTGCAGTTTATTAGGTTCACCTAGTTAAAGCTTAATGTTGGTCATACTGCTCAGGTgttatttgagttttttttttagaaaggtGTTGATTCAATATGATCATTTTGgaagctgcagtttgtggtgctgttgtATTGCATCATACAGAAAACAGTTGTCATCAAGAATGGTTTGATTAACAGAAACATCTCTTTGCAGacacaatattaataatgtgtgtgtgtgtgtgtgtgtgtgttgcatagGATGTTATTATGGAGTGTGGCCTAGTTCTGCCTGACAGCCTCGTGTTGGAGATCTTCCTGCGTCTGTCCTATGATGCTGTGCTGAGTGCTGGTCTGACCTGCAGACAGTGGCTGGCTGTCTCTAGAGATGAGTTCTTGTGGAGGGACTTGTTCTACAGCTACTACCGCATCCCCCACCATGTGCCCCGACACCCAGGTGAATATTAATAACCACGTGTTTCAAATGGGATTTAtatgaaaaatgatttattacaaaatacactttttataCAAATGTTTAGAGCGGGTGaagttttaaataatttataatctCTCATTTGCAGCGGCGGTGTCATGGTACAGGGAGTTCAAGCGTCTATTTGACTGTATCCCCTGTGTGGAGGTTCAGACACTGAGAGAGCACAGCGACCAAGTCCTCCACTTAGCGTTCTCTCACAGGGGTCATCGATTCTCATCCTGCTCCAAAGACTGCACTGTTAAGGTAGGGATTCAATTATTGAATGATTTAACGTTCATACCGGATCTTATTTACCTTCTTTCTGCCAGCGTGACGagtgattgttttcattatttggTTACTTACTTAAATGTCGGACTTCTTTCTGGTTCAGTGAGAGTCCTTCTCGACATTATACAATTCGAAAATTAAGGTACAACAGATCaatgttataaaataaaaaagatttcaaTACACAACCACTTAAAGTGCTGctgtaaaactgtaaagaaCTCAGTGTTTCAGTTAAAGGTCCTTTATGCTTTGATAATTATCTTTCTATCAtacttttaaatgttgaaacttGCTGGTGCTTGCCTGTATTGAGAAAGCAACTCGACTACATCAAACTGGAGACATGCAGGGAACACTATACTACTAAACTGTTcagctttcatgttgtttcctTATTGTGTTACTGGCCCCGGCTCTCTTCTTCCTAATTATCCTCTCCCTTATTTCCAAAcgtctcttcttccttctcatGAGCAGCTGTGGGACACGGAGCGACCAGATGGCAACCTCTCATTGGTGCACAGCTCCAGCATGCGGCAGTTTAACTGGGGCTACACTCAGTTCTCCCAGTTCAATGCTGACGACAGCCTGCTGCTCGTGTCTGGGGTTTACCTGGGCCCACACCACTCCTCTTCTGGGGAAATCGCCGTCATCAGTCTGGGTACGAGTCAAAAGGGGAAATTACTCTGCTGTCGTCTTATTCTGAAGAAGTCTCTTGAAGACAAATTAATGTTCACTTTTCACATTAATATTATGAAGTTTTCTCGAACAAAGTCCTCATTATGTTTCATAACCTTTGAGAGTAGATCAAGTAATAACGGCCATATGATATGTTTGATTCTAGGATAAAGAGCAGTGTATACCAGACATCTTTCACTTCGTTtgctgaaaacaaagattgtcTAAATATGTTGATTCCCAGCTTTATGAAACACTCTCAGCCTGATTAAAGTTTACAGACAACTGAAATGATAATTGTCATATAAAACTGTCGACTGGCCAAAAATCAAGCTCTGTTTTATTGCAGCTATGTTTTAAATTACTTGTCACTATCTCGCTCTCACTTTCCTTCTTTGTGCCATCACAGAAAATTACACACTGTTGTCTCGGGTAAGGAACAAGCCGTACGATGTGTTCGGCTGCTGGCTGAATGAGACCCACCTGATCTCTGGAAACTTGCACTGGATCGGCAACATGACCTCATGCTCTGTGCTGTGGCTCAATAAAGCTTTCCAGGTGAGGGAAAATATAGCTTGTGTTTGTCAGGTATTTAAAAACCTTTCAACTGCATGTCCTCTTTGCTTTCATGCATTCATCATTGCTATAAAACACTTTATtacttttcaaatgtaaattgtATAATCAGGTTAAATTAGAAAATTTGCTTTTGCTTTGTATTAAACCAATTCCATAAATTTTTTGGAAACTTGCAGGTGCCATTGTGTTTAACTGTGTGAAAACTCTCCCTCAAAGTCTTTCTCTGCTtctcaaacttttattttctgcgACAGGATATCGAATCAGAGAATGTCAACGTGGTCAAGCGCCTTTTTAAGATCCAGAACATTAACGCAAGCACCATCCGCACAGTGATGGTGGCCCACTGCCGTCGTCATGACAACCCGGACTTGGTGCTGGATTATGAGGCCCAGTCTCAGGCTCAGAGGCAGAAAGGGCCACAGCGGAAGCACCAGCCCCTCCTCTTTGACCTGGGAACCTCCGGCAGCGATGAAGACGAcgaggaagcagcagaggatGAGTGTCAGAGGGAGGCGAGGTGTCAAGGCTTTACCGCTGCCCGTGCCCCTCAGCCAACTATATCAAACATGGAGCACGTTATACAAGTGAGCTGCGTGTAAACAATCTGGAGCATTTTGttccatgtttttaaagataataTTCTTCATTCTGCCACGTGTCTCTCTCGTTTTTGTCAGAGTCGTAAAAAAGTCGGGCCCAGGGACCTGGCGATTGAAACCCACGTGGCTAAGATTATGGGCAAAACCCACACGAAGGCACCCGACTGCAGCCTCAAAGAGCCGCCTGAGTCCGGGGAAGAAGACAAAACCTACTTGCTCTTCACCACCGGAAGCCTTACATACTCCCCTCACCAGATAGGTATTGTTTCCAAGCTGCGAGGAATAAACCAATTCATGACATTAACACAATGCAACACATTTATGAAATGTGTAGATAGAAGTCTCCTCATGTGGCAGTTGATCTTTGTTTCCAGGTATTAAGCGGATCAAGCCCGACCAGATGACAACCTCTGGTCCTGTCCTTGGTAAAGAGCGTAGCTCCGAGGAGTTTTTTGATTCCCTGGACCATGTCATTGATATCCATGGACACATTATTGGAATGGGTCTTTCTCCAGACCACAGGTAAATAAACATAAAGTAATAGATATTGAATGtagaaattattatatttatataaagtaaGTAATTGCACACTTTTCACAGCGAGGCCTTATTATCAAACATCAGAGTTTGACCTCACCAACGCTCTTGTGTCAATGGGAAATATGTTCAACCGAGCCTTTACAGTAGTGTGGCGGTATTAGTATAGTAGTAGTATAATGAATGTCCAGTATCTTCAATGACATATCGCGTCATCCAATTTGAATCTAATAATCTTGAATCTAGTAAGCTTGTCTGCATACATTTGGCCATGTAATGTAGCATCGCATAATATTTTCTAAACCTCAAAAGCTCAAAATAGATTATTAGTACATATCAACAGTATAGTTTATGTCTGAGTGTTACTGCAGCAGATCAGAAATGTCTTTTCAACCCTAACTTGTCTTCATCTCTTCGTTGAGCAGGTACCTTTATGTAAACAGTCGGGCTTGGCCTGCTGGATGTGTTATCTCCGACCCCATGTCTCCGCCTCCCATCGCAGAGGAGATAGACCTGCATGTCATCGATCTAAAGAGcttgagggaggagagaagaagtcTGCGCGCTCACCGTGCCTTCACTCCCAACGACGAGtgcttcttcatcttccttgATGTTAGCAGGGACTTTGTTGCCAGGTGAGACCGTGTACTTAGTGGTCACGTATGAATAGTGGTGGGAAATCTGTCACCACATTATGGATGCTCATGTCGTCGTAAAAgctcttttgtctctttttataataatcatataatcTTATATGAGTCACACAtgatttcctcctttttcttaaGATTACCCACCTAACACCtattttgaaaggtttattGATGATGAATGTAATCTTCTGATTTAGCCCATATAATGACAGATTGAAACACATAACCTGACAGCAGTGTTGAAATGATTTTGTTGTGAAGGCTGTGCTGACCCATCCCTCCACTCTCTTTCCTGTAGTGGAGCTGAGGACAAGCACGGCTACATCTGGGACCGTCACTATAACATCTGCCTGGCACGTCTGGCGCACGACGACGTGGTGAACTCGGTGGCATTCAGCCCCTCCGatcaggagctgctgctgtccgCCAGCGATGACTCTACCATTAAGGTGTGGCGTTCGCCGCGCATGGTCCGCCTAGCGC is part of the Paralichthys olivaceus isolate ysfri-2021 chromosome 18, ASM2471397v2, whole genome shotgun sequence genome and encodes:
- the fbxw5 gene encoding F-box/WD repeat-containing protein 5, coding for MECGLVLPDSLVLEIFLRLSYDAVLSAGLTCRQWLAVSRDEFLWRDLFYSYYRIPHHVPRHPAAVSWYREFKRLFDCIPCVEVQTLREHSDQVLHLAFSHRGHRFSSCSKDCTVKLWDTERPDGNLSLVHSSSMRQFNWGYTQFSQFNADDSLLLVSGVYLGPHHSSSGEIAVISLENYTLLSRVRNKPYDVFGCWLNETHLISGNLHWIGNMTSCSVLWLNKAFQDIESENVNVVKRLFKIQNINASTIRTVMVAHCRRHDNPDLVLDYEAQSQAQRQKGPQRKHQPLLFDLGTSGSDEDDEEAAEDECQREARCQGFTAARAPQPTISNMEHVIQSRKKVGPRDLAIETHVAKIMGKTHTKAPDCSLKEPPESGEEDKTYLLFTTGSLTYSPHQIGIKRIKPDQMTTSGPVLGKERSSEEFFDSLDHVIDIHGHIIGMGLSPDHRYLYVNSRAWPAGCVISDPMSPPPIAEEIDLHVIDLKSLREERRSLRAHRAFTPNDECFFIFLDVSRDFVASGAEDKHGYIWDRHYNICLARLAHDDVVNSVAFSPSDQELLLSASDDSTIKVWRSPRMVRLAQAPARQPRPRSLLSSWLSHKNSTSNRSVNGKP